Proteins found in one Bacteroidota bacterium genomic segment:
- a CDS encoding S-adenosylmethionine decarboxylase: MNTQYNPGLHYLATLQSKDSDLLKDMQLFREWLDAQIVTHHLTQVGDVWHRFPDAGFTGAVALTESHISIHTWPEYNLATFDVFLSNFSRRNDAVVVQLAQDIARYFKAELSNIHQIAR, encoded by the coding sequence ATGAACACACAGTATAACCCCGGCCTTCATTATCTGGCTACGCTGCAAAGTAAAGACAGCGATTTGCTGAAAGATATGCAGTTGTTCAGGGAATGGCTGGATGCGCAAATTGTAACGCATCACCTTACACAAGTGGGCGATGTATGGCATCGTTTTCCCGATGCCGGTTTTACTGGTGCAGTAGCCTTAACCGAGTCGCATATTTCCATACACACCTGGCCGGAATACAATCTGGCTACGTTTGATGTGTTTTTATCCAACTTCAGCCGCCGGAATGATGCAGTTGTAGTACAGCTGGCGCAGGATATTGCGCGTTACTTTAAGGCTGAATTAAGTAATATTCACCAGATAGCACGCTGA